In the genome of Candidatus Cybelea sp., one region contains:
- a CDS encoding zf-HC2 domain-containing protein, whose protein sequence is MHVGDAAELYALGALSEREQAELEAHIAECAACLRRVGEAEETLLALERGNKAIDSPRSPANVLPMARPRKAFAWWIPAAIAAAFVLGWLVPRVAYQPGVATLAMINSHFSHAQFSGHGPAAKVIYARDRSWYYVIVSGRRRFDVYGVRGTQSTRLGTTAARGETSELFVQRQPAFGRIELRADSGLVESASIH, encoded by the coding sequence GTGCACGTCGGCGACGCGGCAGAACTTTACGCGCTCGGCGCGCTTAGCGAGCGCGAGCAGGCCGAGCTCGAAGCGCACATCGCTGAATGTGCGGCGTGCTTGCGGCGAGTCGGCGAGGCGGAGGAGACGCTGCTGGCCCTCGAGCGCGGGAACAAAGCCATCGATTCCCCGCGCAGCCCGGCCAACGTTTTACCGATGGCTCGGCCCCGTAAGGCGTTCGCGTGGTGGATCCCAGCGGCAATCGCCGCTGCCTTCGTTTTGGGGTGGCTGGTGCCGCGCGTCGCGTACCAACCCGGTGTCGCCACGCTCGCGATGATCAACAGTCACTTCTCTCACGCGCAGTTCAGCGGTCACGGTCCGGCGGCCAAGGTCATCTACGCGCGCGACCGCTCGTGGTACTATGTTATCGTCTCCGGGCGCCGGCGTTTCGATGTCTATGGGGTTCGTGGAACGCAGTCGACGCGGCTGGGAACGACGGCCGCGCGGGGCGAGACGAGCGAACTATTCGTTCAACGGCAGCCGGCGTTTGGACGGATCGAGCTCCGCGCAGATAGCGGCTTAGTGGAAAGCGCTTCGATCCATTAG